From a single Planctellipticum variicoloris genomic region:
- a CDS encoding DNA polymerase Y family protein: MCVWVPLWPVQRRLSGQPELNGRPLILFAEGRRGLSVSACSPEAVRFGIHVGMPLGEARSLLPNATSRRRRQDGSKPVCQRADPLGDRTQLQALAIHCQCYSPLVGLEDGAEPESLWIDITGSEVLFGGEEGLAKALRDDLAQQGLQVRVAIADTWGAAWAVSHYAEPVVSLVPAAGQTAALAPLPVAALRVPGSVADSLRGLDITTIGRLMRLPRESLPSRFGKELGRRLDQAMGRAPEMLTSERLVEPIAAEWLFEDPVTDRQSLDHVCAVLLERLLVMLEARQAGLRDLTCHWLGTDAEPLSLRLLRPTTERRHLLELLRLRCERAAFTAGVTGVRMEAVELGLPPVRQATLFEDETGEKHQRALAELVDRLSSRLGREAVLRSHLHPDPLPEFSCATLPWLEQRPPTPDTTAIPSQLRCRPLRLLRAPRPLSIDRFSPDGWPAQVDRSPVVRVSGPERIAAGWWRGVDAERDYYRLTLAHGASLWVFYDLNGDRWCLHGLFD, encoded by the coding sequence ATGTGCGTCTGGGTTCCGCTGTGGCCGGTGCAACGACGGCTGTCTGGGCAGCCGGAGCTTAACGGACGCCCGCTGATCCTCTTTGCGGAAGGCCGCCGCGGTTTGTCCGTATCGGCGTGTTCTCCCGAGGCCGTGCGATTCGGCATCCACGTGGGGATGCCGCTCGGCGAAGCTCGATCCCTGCTGCCGAACGCCACTTCGCGCCGTCGGCGGCAAGATGGTTCAAAGCCGGTCTGTCAGCGTGCCGATCCTCTCGGCGATCGCACGCAGTTGCAGGCCCTCGCGATTCACTGCCAGTGCTACAGTCCGCTCGTCGGCCTCGAAGACGGGGCGGAACCCGAATCGCTCTGGATCGATATTACCGGCAGCGAGGTACTGTTCGGCGGCGAGGAGGGACTGGCCAAGGCTCTGCGGGACGATCTGGCTCAGCAGGGGCTTCAGGTCCGCGTCGCCATCGCCGACACGTGGGGGGCCGCATGGGCGGTCAGCCACTATGCCGAACCCGTGGTGTCCCTTGTCCCTGCCGCCGGACAGACCGCCGCCCTTGCGCCGCTCCCGGTGGCAGCACTGCGGGTTCCCGGCTCCGTCGCAGATTCACTGCGGGGACTGGATATCACCACGATCGGCCGGTTAATGAGACTGCCGCGTGAGAGCCTGCCGTCCCGGTTCGGGAAAGAACTGGGGCGGCGGCTTGATCAGGCGATGGGGCGTGCGCCGGAAATGCTGACGTCGGAGCGGTTGGTCGAACCCATTGCCGCGGAATGGCTGTTCGAAGATCCGGTGACGGATCGCCAATCGCTCGATCATGTCTGTGCAGTGTTGCTCGAACGTCTGCTGGTGATGCTGGAGGCGCGACAGGCCGGCCTGCGGGATCTCACCTGCCACTGGCTCGGCACCGACGCCGAACCGCTCTCGCTGCGATTGCTTCGGCCGACCACGGAGCGTCGGCATCTGCTGGAATTGCTGCGGTTGCGGTGCGAGCGGGCCGCCTTTACGGCCGGCGTGACGGGAGTCCGGATGGAGGCCGTCGAACTGGGGCTACCCCCCGTTCGACAGGCGACGCTGTTTGAAGATGAGACAGGCGAGAAGCATCAGCGGGCGCTGGCCGAACTGGTCGACCGACTCAGCAGCCGGCTCGGACGGGAGGCCGTGCTGCGTTCGCATCTCCACCCTGACCCGCTTCCCGAATTCTCGTGTGCGACTCTGCCGTGGCTGGAGCAGCGGCCGCCCACCCCTGACACGACCGCAATTCCGTCACAATTGCGGTGTCGCCCGCTGCGACTGCTCCGTGCGCCGCGGCCGCTGAGCATCGACCGGTTCTCACCGGACGGTTGGCCGGCTCAGGTGGACCGTTCGCCCGTCGTGCGCGTCAGCGGCCCCGAGCGAATCGCAGCGGGCTGGTGGCGCGGCGTAGACGCGGAGCGCGACTATTACCGGCTCACCCTCGCCCACGGCGCCTCCCTGTGGGTGTTCTATGACCTCAACGGCGACCGCTGGTGTCTGCACGGCCTGTTTGACTGA
- the lexA gene encoding transcriptional repressor LexA codes for MPPGRPPVSTLTDSQARILREVEAFIREHSYSPTTGELAERLGMAAQSVSEQLQRMERNGYIQRQPRKVRSLIVLRSAEPPRESVSRLVAVPIVGTVAAGYPVLASENICGEVLVEESVVRAGSYFALQASGRSMIDAGIQPGDIVIVRQQQLAENRDIVVALLNDEATLKRLHYGDGVIELRPENSRFKPVVVGPDDDLRILGKVVAIRRSAGT; via the coding sequence ATGCCTCCCGGCCGTCCCCCCGTCAGCACGCTCACCGACTCGCAGGCTCGCATTCTGCGCGAGGTCGAAGCGTTCATTCGGGAGCATTCCTATTCGCCGACGACGGGGGAGCTGGCGGAACGGCTGGGGATGGCGGCACAGAGTGTGAGCGAGCAGCTTCAGCGAATGGAACGGAATGGGTACATCCAGCGGCAGCCGCGAAAAGTCCGCAGTCTGATTGTGCTGCGATCTGCGGAGCCCCCGCGTGAGAGCGTATCCCGGCTCGTGGCCGTGCCGATTGTGGGCACGGTGGCGGCTGGCTACCCCGTGCTTGCGAGCGAGAACATCTGCGGGGAAGTGCTGGTCGAGGAGTCGGTCGTGCGGGCGGGGAGCTATTTCGCTCTGCAGGCCAGCGGCCGGAGCATGATCGACGCAGGGATTCAGCCGGGCGACATTGTGATCGTGCGGCAGCAGCAGCTTGCCGAGAACCGGGATATCGTGGTCGCCCTGCTTAACGATGAGGCGACGCTCAAACGCCTGCATTACGGCGACGGGGTGATCGAACTACGCCCGGAGAATTCCCGTTTCAAGCCGGTTGTGGTCGGTCCCGACGACGACCTGCGGATCCTGGGGAAAGTTGTCGCCATCCGGCGTTCGGCCGGGACATAG
- a CDS encoding ImuA family protein, whose amino-acid sequence MVRDEHRAETLHALRRLCGKVARSPEAEQEPRLSLGIPALDALLPGRGLERGSLVEWLAPVEGCGAATLALQGVRCALAQHLVWAVVDATAEFHPPAACGWGIPLESLLLLRPLAADAVWTVEQCLRCPAVGITWCWAAHLPDQVARRWKLAAEIGGGIGVLFRPDAVRRAPGADVRWRVQPRTTVKTSGRTLRVELVSCRGAFAGGSVDLDVNDATGDVRLGSAVAGATTAVWAAGA is encoded by the coding sequence ATGGTGAGAGACGAACATCGTGCCGAGACCCTGCACGCGCTGCGCCGACTCTGCGGGAAAGTCGCCCGCTCCCCTGAGGCAGAGCAGGAGCCCCGCCTGTCGCTCGGTATCCCGGCGCTGGATGCCCTGCTGCCCGGTCGGGGACTGGAGCGGGGTTCGCTGGTGGAATGGCTCGCACCGGTGGAGGGGTGCGGGGCTGCGACGCTGGCGCTGCAGGGGGTGCGATGCGCCCTCGCACAGCACCTGGTCTGGGCGGTCGTCGATGCCACGGCCGAGTTCCATCCGCCCGCCGCTTGCGGCTGGGGCATTCCGCTGGAGTCCCTGCTGCTGCTCCGACCGTTGGCCGCGGACGCCGTGTGGACGGTCGAACAATGCCTGCGGTGTCCGGCGGTCGGCATCACCTGGTGCTGGGCCGCTCATCTGCCCGACCAGGTGGCCCGCCGCTGGAAGCTGGCGGCGGAAATCGGGGGCGGCATTGGCGTGTTGTTCCGTCCCGATGCAGTCCGGCGCGCCCCAGGGGCGGATGTGCGGTGGCGGGTGCAGCCGCGGACGACCGTGAAGACCTCTGGCCGGACGCTGCGGGTGGAACTGGTGTCGTGTCGGGGTGCGTTCGCGGGTGGCTCTGTCGATCTGGACGTGAATGATGCGACGGGTGATGTGCGTCTGGGTTCCGCTGTGGCCGGTGCAACGACGGCTGTCTGGGCAGCCGGAGCTTAA